A single Methanolobus sp. ZRKC5 DNA region contains:
- a CDS encoding PAS domain S-box protein, whose translation MHALQESENKYRTLVENVNIGIIRSEPWKRGHIIQANPVFCEMLGFNDENELLTIYATDIYLHPEDRLELMRELRQTGKIKDRKVVFKVMDGTTILCSLTLSAQYDSKGNMIFMDGVVEDITEKEKRAEALKQANNKLNLLSSITRHDIINQIMVLEGYLYLMIEQVKDPEELGLLRRMKESVRSIDRHIMFTKDYQEIGIQAPGWVNLRSVLTEAIVPLDKTLVNFHIDVRDYLIFTDPLISKVFYNLAHNVIKHSNATTLTITTVEEEDHLLVVFQDNGIGIEEKSKLFKKGSSSSGYGLFLSKEILSITSIGIRETGISGNGARFELFFSRGQYKNPV comes from the coding sequence ATGCATGCATTGCAGGAGAGTGAGAACAAGTACCGCACCCTGGTAGAAAATGTCAACATCGGTATTATCAGAAGTGAACCATGGAAGCGCGGCCATATAATTCAGGCGAATCCGGTTTTTTGCGAGATGCTGGGTTTCAATGATGAAAATGAGCTCCTTACTATATATGCGACAGACATCTATCTTCATCCTGAGGACCGGCTTGAATTAATGAGGGAGCTGAGGCAGACAGGTAAGATAAAGGATCGCAAGGTGGTGTTCAAGGTCATGGACGGAACAACTATCTTATGTTCTCTAACTCTTTCGGCACAGTACGATTCCAAAGGCAACATGATTTTCATGGACGGTGTGGTTGAGGATATAACCGAGAAAGAGAAGAGGGCGGAAGCTCTCAAGCAGGCAAACAATAAACTCAATCTGCTTAGCTCCATCACCCGGCATGATATAATCAATCAGATAATGGTTCTGGAGGGATACCTGTACCTGATGATTGAACAAGTGAAGGATCCTGAAGAGTTAGGATTGCTACGGAGGATGAAGGAGAGTGTGAGGTCTATTGATAGGCATATTATGTTCACAAAAGATTACCAGGAGATTGGCATCCAGGCTCCTGGGTGGGTCAATCTCCGAAGTGTTCTGACCGAGGCTATAGTTCCACTGGATAAAACATTGGTAAATTTCCATATAGATGTAAGGGATTATTTGATTTTCACTGACCCACTGATAAGTAAAGTGTTCTATAATCTGGCTCACAATGTCATAAAGCACAGCAATGCCACCACCCTCACCATCACCACTGTTGAGGAAGAAGATCACTTATTGGTCGTATTTCAGGATAACGGTATTGGGATCGAAGAGAAGAGCAAATTGTTCAAGAAAGGCAGTTCTAGCTCAGGATACGGACTTTTCCTTTCTAAAGAGATTTTGTCTATAACTAGTATTGGAATCAGGGAGACTGGTATATCGGGTAACGGGGCGCGATTCGAGCTGTTTTTTTCTCGTGGACAGTACAAAAACCCGGTATGA
- a CDS encoding S-adenosyl-l-methionine hydroxide adenosyltransferase family protein: MTVITLTTDFGSLYPASMKGVILSIIPDVTIVDITHSIPSVDIRAGAFALYSVVRHFPHGTIHVAVIDPGVGTERKAIVVRSGGHYLIGPDNGVLIPAASLLGDMEVFEIKNQGILGDVSSTFHGRDIFAPAAAHISRGMDLQDIGQSTDEYVDLDFSGYVIQKDFIEAKVIYVDKFGNIVTNIPGEEIHKNVPHGSILSISGRQMPFLSTYGEVPKGRVLSLIGSHGFFEIAVNQGSASKLLHLSNGNEIKIGVLNNP; this comes from the coding sequence ATGACAGTAATTACGCTTACAACTGACTTTGGATCTCTGTATCCTGCATCTATGAAAGGTGTTATACTCAGTATAATCCCTGATGTAACAATAGTTGATATTACTCACTCAATACCATCTGTTGATATCAGGGCGGGTGCATTTGCCCTGTATTCCGTTGTCCGGCATTTTCCCCATGGAACCATTCATGTTGCTGTTATCGACCCTGGTGTCGGTACTGAAAGAAAAGCTATAGTCGTACGTTCTGGTGGTCATTATTTAATAGGTCCGGATAATGGTGTTCTTATTCCCGCTGCATCTTTGCTTGGGGATATGGAGGTCTTTGAAATTAAGAATCAAGGGATTCTGGGGGATGTTTCTTCTACTTTCCACGGCAGGGATATTTTTGCCCCGGCGGCCGCACATATCTCCCGAGGAATGGACCTTCAGGACATTGGTCAGAGCACAGATGAATATGTTGATCTTGATTTCTCAGGCTATGTAATACAAAAGGATTTCATTGAGGCAAAAGTGATATATGTCGATAAATTTGGCAATATAGTTACTAATATTCCCGGGGAAGAGATTCATAAAAATGTACCGCATGGAAGTATCCTGTCGATTTCAGGACGACAGATGCCATTTTTGAGTACTTATGGTGAGGTGCCAAAAGGAAGAGTACTATCGCTTATAGGAAGTCACGGATTTTTCGAGATAGCAGTAAATCAGGGAAGTGCTTCAAAATTACTACATTTGAGCAATGGAAATGAAATAAAGATAGGGGTCCTGAATAACCCTTGA
- a CDS encoding cohesin domain-containing protein, with translation MTSDKNCSIFSTISLFALIVISFTGLAGAEINVGFSPAQINVEENESFTIAIIIEPDTNVSGVELELSYEPSLINITSITEGNFFKQGGKNTIFSKGNIDNELGTVTGIYSVIMGDDMSLESGTFLNITLASKNNSGIAVIEINNVVITNSAGDSLEVTVNNAKVNVGDVEVEDVNEETSQSQQSGQNTLIPLVCAIMCLYFVKRK, from the coding sequence ATGACGAGTGATAAGAACTGCAGCATATTTTCAACTATTTCTTTATTCGCATTGATTGTCATATCCTTCACAGGACTTGCAGGTGCCGAAATAAATGTAGGGTTTTCACCGGCACAAATCAATGTTGAAGAGAATGAAAGTTTTACAATTGCAATAATAATAGAACCCGATACCAACGTATCAGGAGTAGAACTTGAACTTTCATATGAGCCTTCACTTATTAATATAACATCCATCACTGAAGGAAATTTTTTCAAGCAAGGTGGAAAGAATACAATATTCTCAAAAGGGAATATTGACAATGAACTTGGAACTGTCACCGGCATATATTCTGTTATAATGGGAGATGACATGTCACTTGAATCAGGAACTTTTTTGAATATCACGCTCGCTTCAAAAAACAATTCCGGAATCGCAGTTATAGAGATAAATAACGTTGTGATCACCAATTCAGCCGGAGACAGCCTGGAAGTGACTGTTAACAATGCAAAGGTGAACGTCGGTGATGTGGAAGTTGAGGATGTTAATGAAGAAACTTCACAGAGTCAGCAATCAGGACAGAACACACTGATACCTCTTGTATGTGCAATAATGTGCCTCTATTTTGTAAAGAGAAAATAA
- a CDS encoding radical SAM protein, giving the protein MTKYSPLIAAKAIWQMQIRKRPFVLSHAINSRCNMKCSFCEYWKTEGEEMKREDIFKLLEDARAFGILVYNAWTVEPLLREDLPEILAHAKQLGMVTSLITNGLLLEKRVDELKNLDYLSVSVDGTSSYKEIRGVSLDRIMPGIIKAKSIIKNPLLMNCVISGKNLDDIEELITMAKDMDVKISFEPMYEFGGIDEGTWNDMGIRDTDKYRRTVDRIIEMKKEGYPIINSYTYLKMVRDLRTEFVCHANEIILDVTADGSIENCRVHRSPIGHISEGIGNVWESTKKLRKDTARNCQKCLFFGYVENSLMYNFNLEVAQHYEWM; this is encoded by the coding sequence ATGACCAAATACTCACCTCTTATTGCTGCAAAAGCCATCTGGCAAATGCAAATAAGAAAACGTCCTTTCGTATTGTCCCACGCCATTAATTCCAGATGCAACATGAAATGCTCTTTTTGCGAATACTGGAAAACTGAAGGGGAAGAAATGAAACGTGAGGATATATTCAAGCTTCTTGAAGATGCGAGGGCTTTTGGAATACTTGTTTATAACGCATGGACAGTGGAGCCCCTGTTAAGAGAGGACCTGCCGGAAATACTGGCTCATGCAAAACAACTGGGAATGGTAACTTCACTCATTACCAATGGACTTTTGCTTGAAAAAAGAGTCGATGAACTGAAAAACCTTGATTATCTATCAGTATCTGTGGACGGGACTTCGAGTTATAAGGAAATAAGGGGAGTAAGCCTTGACAGGATTATGCCAGGAATCATAAAAGCAAAAAGTATCATCAAAAACCCTCTCCTGATGAATTGTGTCATAAGCGGAAAGAATCTAGATGACATCGAAGAACTGATAACCATGGCAAAGGACATGGATGTGAAGATATCATTTGAACCTATGTATGAATTTGGAGGAATAGACGAAGGTACCTGGAATGATATGGGGATAAGAGATACAGATAAATATCGCAGGACAGTTGACAGGATAATTGAGATGAAAAAGGAAGGGTATCCAATTATCAATTCTTATACATATCTAAAGATGGTAAGGGATCTGCGGACAGAATTTGTTTGCCATGCGAACGAGATAATACTTGATGTTACAGCCGATGGAAGCATTGAAAATTGCAGAGTCCACCGAAGTCCCATAGGCCATATAAGTGAAGGTATTGGAAATGTATGGGAAAGTACAAAAAAACTCAGAAAGGACACTGCACGCAATTGCCAGAAATGTCTGTTTTTCGGATATGTTGAAAACAGCTTGATGTATAATTTCAATCTGGAAGTGGCACAACATTATGAATGGATGTAA
- the cbiM gene encoding cobalt transporter CbiM: MHIPDSFIPMGQALIYWVIALPFIFMSLKWARKELDDMKVPILAALAAGIFAIQALNIPIGMGTSGHMVGATLVAIIFGSPMAGVLVLTLVLLVQGFVFGDGGITTMGANIVNMGVVSGFVGYYTFVALKNKAGIKGASFIGAWFGLFMSSIVCAVQLSVAGTFPLVAGLAAMGTFHLIIGLVGEGLITAIVITAIEKSRPDLLDSSVTGTNGVGV; the protein is encoded by the coding sequence ATGCATATACCTGATTCATTTATACCTATGGGGCAAGCACTTATCTATTGGGTGATCGCTTTGCCTTTCATATTCATGTCCCTGAAGTGGGCAAGAAAAGAACTTGATGACATGAAAGTACCAATCCTGGCAGCGCTTGCTGCAGGAATTTTTGCTATACAGGCACTCAATATTCCAATAGGCATGGGGACCAGTGGCCATATGGTTGGAGCTACTCTTGTTGCCATTATATTCGGAAGTCCCATGGCCGGTGTGCTTGTACTCACACTTGTACTGCTGGTTCAGGGTTTTGTCTTTGGTGATGGCGGAATAACAACAATGGGTGCAAATATCGTGAACATGGGAGTTGTTTCAGGGTTTGTGGGATACTACACATTCGTGGCTTTAAAGAATAAGGCAGGAATAAAAGGCGCATCCTTTATCGGTGCATGGTTCGGATTGTTCATGTCTTCAATTGTATGTGCGGTTCAACTATCTGTTGCAGGTACTTTTCCTCTGGTGGCAGGACTTGCAGCAATGGGAACTTTTCATCTGATAATAGGGCTTGTAGGTGAAGGTCTTATCACTGCTATAGTTATCACAGCCATTGAAAAATCAAGACCTGACCTGCTGGACTCATCTGTTACAGGTACTAATGGGGTGGGGGTATGA
- a CDS encoding PDGLE domain-containing protein, with protein MSVSKGINMKFLYAGIAIALLISVLAPFLASPDPDGLESAAGNIIDEATFSEMEESAPFVESPMPDYAIEGQGKMGEVLAVVIGTLLVLGISFALGKVAKK; from the coding sequence ATGAGTGTCAGCAAAGGTATTAATATGAAATTTCTTTATGCAGGAATTGCAATTGCTTTGCTTATATCCGTTCTTGCTCCCTTTTTAGCATCTCCTGATCCGGATGGTCTGGAAAGTGCTGCAGGAAATATCATTGATGAGGCAACATTCTCAGAGATGGAAGAATCTGCTCCTTTTGTAGAATCTCCAATGCCTGACTATGCAATCGAAGGTCAGGGTAAAATGGGAGAAGTGCTTGCTGTTGTGATAGGCACTCTTCTTGTGCTGGGAATCAGTTTTGCACTTGGAAAAGTTGCAAAGAAATAA
- the cbiQ gene encoding cobalt ECF transporter T component CbiQ codes for MEITLTDIEREAYKDSPVHRLDGRIKILSIIAIIVFAVSLPRMDEGNFMKLAILELYLISLMLIARLNPAYTIMRFLSILPFGLTIVIIQPFVRQPFIETFTVYPIYLPLGITLTYEGIFFGAVLLAKYIVCITSIVLMSSTMKMNDMVTSARRLGMPAEFTLILSMMVRYLFVFWIILKRIRVAQKTRLFHIWNKNVPHKWIIEQVAYTISSLFIRSYEQGERTYISMLCRGYSSVNKVYVHKNKIKATDILFFVITVGTLLLAFVA; via the coding sequence ATGGAGATCACACTTACTGATATTGAAAGGGAAGCATACAAGGACAGTCCTGTCCACAGGCTTGACGGAAGAATAAAGATACTTTCAATCATTGCAATTATCGTTTTTGCTGTCAGTCTCCCTCGTATGGACGAAGGAAATTTCATGAAACTTGCGATTCTTGAGCTTTACCTGATTTCACTAATGCTAATCGCAAGACTTAATCCTGCATATACTATCATGAGATTCCTTTCCATATTGCCTTTTGGACTTACGATTGTTATTATACAGCCATTTGTCAGGCAGCCATTCATTGAAACTTTTACAGTATATCCAATTTATCTACCACTTGGAATTACCCTGACATATGAAGGGATATTTTTTGGTGCGGTGCTCCTTGCAAAATACATTGTATGCATAACATCCATTGTACTCATGTCTTCTACTATGAAAATGAATGACATGGTAACTTCTGCAAGACGACTTGGAATGCCGGCAGAGTTCACCCTCATACTTTCAATGATGGTCAGGTACCTTTTCGTATTCTGGATAATACTCAAACGTATACGGGTTGCGCAGAAAACACGCCTGTTCCACATATGGAACAAGAATGTACCTCATAAGTGGATCATTGAGCAGGTGGCATACACCATAAGCTCATTGTTCATCCGCTCCTACGAACAAGGAGAGAGAACGTACATAAGCATGCTCTGCAGAGGATATTCCAGTGTAAACAAAGTCTATGTGCATAAGAACAAGATAAAAGCTACAGATATTCTATTCTTTGTAATAACTGTAGGGACATTACTACTGGCTTTTGTAGCCTGA
- a CDS encoding ATP-binding cassette domain-containing protein: MTEKPIVQLKGVSYFYASSKTKALNDIDLDIYPGKKIAILGANGAGKSTIFKHLNGILKPSAGEVLVKGEPISKKNIRSVRQTVGIVFQNPDDQILAPTIEQDVAFGPINMGLDEEEVERRVKKALELVNLSGFEERSPHHLSGGQKKLVAIAGVLAMQPEVVVLDEPTAGLDPLSAENIMKIIDGMNKKFGITVILSTHDVDIVPLFADIVYIMHHGRIEASGTAREIFKKHEVLENAHLRMPRIAEVFELLQESGLDADIKITPMDARNEIIRLVENNN; the protein is encoded by the coding sequence ATGACCGAAAAACCTATCGTCCAGCTAAAAGGAGTATCCTATTTTTACGCAAGCAGCAAGACAAAAGCTCTTAATGACATTGATCTTGATATTTATCCCGGAAAAAAGATAGCCATCCTTGGAGCAAACGGAGCAGGCAAATCAACAATTTTCAAACACCTTAATGGCATACTTAAACCCTCTGCCGGTGAGGTGCTTGTGAAAGGAGAGCCTATTTCGAAGAAAAATATAAGAAGCGTCCGTCAGACTGTAGGAATCGTATTTCAGAATCCCGATGATCAGATACTTGCACCTACCATTGAGCAGGACGTGGCATTCGGCCCTATAAACATGGGACTTGACGAAGAAGAAGTTGAAAGAAGGGTGAAGAAAGCACTGGAACTTGTAAACCTTTCCGGATTTGAAGAACGTTCACCACATCACCTCAGCGGAGGGCAGAAAAAACTGGTTGCAATTGCAGGAGTACTGGCAATGCAACCGGAAGTGGTTGTACTGGATGAGCCAACCGCCGGACTAGACCCCTTAAGCGCTGAGAATATAATGAAAATAATAGACGGCATGAATAAGAAATTCGGGATAACTGTTATCCTTTCAACCCATGACGTCGATATAGTTCCTCTTTTTGCAGATATCGTATACATCATGCACCACGGAAGAATAGAAGCCAGTGGTACTGCCAGGGAGATATTCAAAAAACATGAAGTGCTCGAGAATGCGCACTTAAGGATGCCACGAATTGCAGAAGTATTCGAGCTCCTGCAGGAATCTGGTCTGGATGCAGACATAAAGATAACACCCATGGATGCCAGGAATGAGATCATACGATTGGTAGAAAATAATAACTAA
- a CDS encoding lipopolysaccharide core heptose(II) kinase RfaY, with translation MDIKNREKAVKLRKALEELGPTFIKLGQILSKRPDIVPGIYIEELGNLQDNVNPLEFDVMKVAFEGFRCNIGETEQSEGLEKSDFDVLEIFDEFNTKPLACASIAQVYEAVLDGKKVAVKITRPNLINTINLDLAILDDLKSIIVKAIGLGNNFDIDAFLYEFRDLLNRELDLSNEARNIKRFQENFADVKEVHVPGVYDDYSSETVLVMDYMEGVTIRKLSEVSADKKMWYAKIISTSYLKQVYLDGFYHADPHSSNIIIQEDGIAYIDFGAVGNIDDALRRNMLNLFYGIYKKRVDVVFEAFLKITGINKEDIDVRRFKIDLDDIISKQNYSVGERQSDNYATLALNYNLSLPSEFSTLERALILIEANCLELDPRFNLLENAKPVITRVLMKRYSPFEAFEYLQLEGDRYLEIVKNLPEGVNDVIETIRGYRIERLEKKTDEIRKYRTIDSITKYIFLLAILLSSSYLAVNGEGYLPTMGIIGFISAIFLFGVMFLKRS, from the coding sequence GTGGATATCAAAAACAGGGAAAAAGCAGTAAAACTCAGGAAAGCCCTGGAAGAACTTGGACCGACATTCATAAAGCTCGGTCAGATATTGAGCAAAAGACCGGATATTGTTCCCGGTATCTATATCGAGGAACTTGGGAACCTTCAGGACAATGTCAATCCACTTGAATTCGATGTGATGAAAGTGGCATTTGAAGGGTTCAGGTGTAATATTGGGGAGACTGAACAATCTGAAGGTCTTGAAAAGTCCGATTTCGATGTACTTGAGATATTCGATGAATTCAACACCAAACCATTGGCATGTGCTTCAATTGCCCAGGTCTATGAAGCTGTGCTTGACGGAAAGAAAGTTGCTGTAAAGATAACACGACCTAATCTTATAAACACTATCAACCTTGACCTTGCTATACTCGATGACCTGAAATCTATTATTGTAAAAGCCATTGGTCTTGGAAACAACTTCGATATCGATGCGTTTCTTTATGAATTCAGGGACCTGCTGAATCGTGAGCTTGACCTTAGCAATGAAGCAAGGAACATCAAACGTTTTCAGGAGAATTTTGCAGATGTAAAAGAGGTGCATGTCCCGGGTGTCTATGATGATTATTCCAGTGAGACTGTTTTGGTCATGGATTACATGGAGGGTGTCACTATCAGGAAGCTTTCAGAGGTATCTGCTGATAAGAAAATGTGGTATGCAAAGATAATCAGTACAAGTTATTTGAAGCAGGTTTACCTTGATGGTTTCTATCATGCTGATCCGCATAGTTCCAATATAATTATTCAGGAAGATGGTATTGCCTACATAGACTTTGGGGCCGTAGGTAATATCGATGATGCACTGCGGCGCAATATGCTGAACCTTTTCTATGGTATTTATAAGAAAAGGGTTGATGTTGTTTTCGAGGCATTTTTGAAAATAACCGGTATCAATAAAGAAGATATCGATGTGCGTCGTTTTAAGATAGATCTTGATGATATCATATCAAAACAGAATTATTCAGTCGGTGAAAGGCAGAGTGATAATTACGCAACATTGGCATTGAACTATAATCTGTCTCTTCCAAGTGAATTTTCAACACTTGAAAGAGCTCTGATACTCATTGAGGCCAACTGCCTTGAACTTGATCCAAGGTTCAACTTGCTTGAAAATGCAAAACCAGTTATCACAAGGGTTTTGATGAAACGCTATTCACCCTTTGAGGCATTTGAATACCTGCAACTTGAAGGAGATAGGTATCTGGAGATAGTGAAGAACCTTCCTGAGGGTGTAAATGACGTTATTGAAACTATCAGGGGTTACCGGATAGAAAGGCTTGAAAAGAAGACTGATGAAATAAGGAAGTACAGAACTATAGATTCCATTACAAAGTACATTTTTCTGTTGGCTATCTTGCTTTCGTCCTCATATCTGGCTGTAAATGGTGAAGGTTATCTGCCAACGATGGGTATCATAGGTTTCATCAGTGCAATCTTCCTTTTTGGAGTAATGTTTCTGAAGAGGTCTTAG
- a CDS encoding class I SAM-dependent methyltransferase produces the protein MEINHKKGNNFGWFFGGRHYDFFATILGFGHYYYKQVASALPLKNGMSVLDLGCGTESVGIAISELMGGDIEMHGLDLSSVQLGYATDKGEDAGIPLNLYKGSMDLLPFTNGVFDIVVTSVAFCETTSEVRKGAIKEVSRVLKNNAYFAIVDCAKPLVGLDTVMMLPFFMFKENADSWNNHYPDICRDNNLILEKDVYLKSYVKCQLFRKAD, from the coding sequence TTGGAGATAAATCATAAAAAAGGAAATAATTTCGGTTGGTTCTTTGGGGGCAGACATTATGATTTTTTTGCGACAATTCTTGGTTTTGGACATTATTATTATAAACAAGTAGCGTCTGCTCTTCCTTTGAAGAATGGAATGTCTGTACTTGATTTGGGATGTGGGACAGAATCAGTGGGAATTGCAATTTCAGAACTTATGGGTGGAGATATAGAGATGCATGGTCTGGACCTTTCCAGTGTTCAGTTAGGGTATGCAACTGATAAGGGGGAGGACGCAGGTATACCTTTGAATCTCTATAAGGGTTCTATGGATCTGCTGCCATTCACAAATGGGGTATTTGATATTGTTGTAACATCAGTGGCGTTTTGTGAAACTACATCTGAAGTGCGCAAGGGTGCTATCAAGGAAGTATCTCGTGTATTGAAGAACAATGCTTATTTTGCGATAGTGGATTGTGCAAAACCGCTGGTTGGGTTGGATACTGTAATGATGCTTCCTTTTTTCATGTTTAAGGAAAATGCGGATAGCTGGAATAATCATTACCCTGACATTTGCAGGGACAATAATCTGATTCTTGAAAAAGATGTATACTTAAAATCTTATGTCAAGTGCCAGCTTTTCAGAAAAGCTGATTAA
- the rpl12p gene encoding 50S ribosomal protein P1, translating to MEYIYAALLLFKAGKDVTEEAVTAVLQAAGVEVNDARAKALVAALDGVDIEEAMATAAVAAAPAAAAAPAAAAAPVEEEVEEEEEKTEESGMAGLGALFG from the coding sequence ATGGAATACATATATGCAGCACTTTTACTGTTCAAAGCAGGTAAAGACGTAACAGAAGAAGCAGTTACTGCCGTACTTCAGGCAGCAGGCGTAGAAGTTAATGATGCACGTGCAAAAGCACTTGTCGCAGCTCTTGATGGCGTAGACATCGAAGAAGCAATGGCAACCGCAGCAGTAGCAGCAGCTCCAGCAGCAGCAGCAGCTCCAGCAGCAGCAGCAGCTCCTGTAGAGGAAGAAGTAGAAGAAGAAGAAGAGAAGACAGAAGAGAGCGGCATGGCCGGTCTTGGAGCACTCTTCGGATAA
- a CDS encoding 50S ribosomal protein L10 has product MMEEDHHTSHIPQWKKDEVEEIKKLIKQYPIFGVVGIGGIPAKQLQKMRRDLKNDAVLKVSRNTLIRRALEDSGEVKKMDQYVDVQTALIFTEQNPFKLYKSLEKSKSPSPIKAGAIAPRDIIVEKGPTSFPPGPILGEMQAAGIPAAIDKGSVVIKETKTVAKEGEAVSQKLASMLTRLEIYPMEVGLDLRAVLENGATFTPDVLAIDEDKYFSDIVLATQQAFNMSVFAAYPTSDNIKTLIAKATTESRNLGVNAVVLEPGVIDALLGKAQSQMLSVASAASANNEEAMDDELKEALGAAASAAIVTAAPEEEVVEEKEEEEEAAEEDGMAGLGALFG; this is encoded by the coding sequence ATAATGGAAGAAGACCACCATACAAGCCACATCCCACAGTGGAAGAAAGATGAAGTTGAGGAAATAAAGAAACTCATCAAACAATACCCGATATTTGGTGTCGTAGGTATTGGAGGAATTCCTGCAAAGCAACTTCAAAAGATGAGAAGGGACCTTAAAAACGATGCTGTTTTGAAAGTCTCAAGGAACACCCTGATAAGAAGAGCACTCGAAGATTCCGGTGAAGTAAAGAAGATGGATCAGTACGTAGATGTACAGACCGCTCTCATATTTACCGAACAGAATCCTTTCAAGTTATACAAATCACTTGAAAAGAGCAAAAGCCCTTCCCCTATCAAAGCAGGTGCCATTGCACCTAGAGACATCATAGTCGAAAAGGGACCAACATCATTCCCGCCAGGCCCAATTCTTGGAGAGATGCAGGCTGCAGGAATACCTGCAGCGATCGACAAGGGTTCGGTTGTAATAAAGGAAACAAAAACCGTTGCAAAAGAAGGAGAAGCAGTTTCTCAGAAACTTGCATCAATGCTTACAAGACTTGAGATCTACCCAATGGAAGTAGGCCTTGACTTGAGGGCAGTTCTTGAGAACGGGGCAACCTTTACACCGGACGTACTGGCTATCGATGAAGACAAATACTTCTCAGATATCGTATTGGCAACACAACAGGCATTCAACATGTCAGTGTTTGCAGCGTACCCAACCTCAGACAATATAAAGACACTCATTGCAAAGGCAACAACAGAATCACGCAACCTCGGTGTCAATGCAGTTGTTCTGGAACCAGGAGTAATCGACGCATTGCTTGGAAAAGCGCAATCACAGATGCTTTCAGTTGCATCAGCAGCTTCTGCTAATAATGAAGAGGCAATGGACGATGAACTGAAGGAAGCACTTGGTGCAGCCGCATCCGCAGCAATAGTCACAGCAGCACCTGAAGAGGAAGTTGTTGAAGAGAAGGAAGAAGAAGAAGAGGCAGCAGAAGAGGACGGCATGGCCGGTCTTGGAGCACTTTTCGGATGA
- a CDS encoding 50S ribosomal protein L1, which yields MADESVIEAIEKLLAESPERKFSESIDLAINLKNLDMSQPKNRVDEEILLPHGLGKDLKIAVFAKGEVGLQAKEAGANYVFSEEELAEIGGDKSRARALANECDFFVAEVQYMAQIGKNLGAILGPRGKMPTPLPPGKNVADLINSARSSIRVRSKDKLTFHVSVGRRDMDVQKLSGNIETVLSRVEHSLEKGKHNIKAIYVTSTMGKSVRVL from the coding sequence ATGGCAGACGAAAGCGTAATAGAAGCTATAGAGAAGTTATTAGCAGAGTCACCTGAGAGGAAATTCTCAGAAAGTATTGACCTGGCTATAAACTTAAAGAATCTGGACATGAGTCAGCCTAAAAACCGTGTTGATGAAGAAATATTACTTCCACACGGTCTTGGAAAAGACCTTAAGATCGCAGTCTTTGCGAAAGGTGAGGTTGGACTCCAGGCTAAAGAAGCTGGCGCAAACTATGTCTTTTCTGAAGAAGAACTCGCAGAGATCGGAGGAGACAAATCACGTGCAAGAGCACTTGCAAACGAATGTGATTTTTTCGTTGCAGAAGTCCAGTACATGGCACAGATCGGTAAAAACCTTGGTGCAATTTTAGGTCCAAGAGGAAAGATGCCAACTCCATTGCCACCAGGAAAGAACGTGGCAGATCTTATCAACAGTGCAAGAAGCTCAATAAGAGTAAGATCAAAGGATAAGCTCACATTCCACGTATCTGTTGGCCGCAGGGACATGGACGTCCAGAAACTCTCAGGTAACATTGAAACAGTCCTTTCAAGAGTGGAACATTCACTCGAAAAAGGCAAGCATAACATTAAAGCTATTTATGTTACATCCACTATGGGTAAATCAGTGAGGGTGCTATAA